Part of the Sporichthyaceae bacterium genome is shown below.
CCGGATCATGTTCTGCACGACCAGGTGATCCGGGGTCAGCGACACGGTCGCGTCGCGCAGCAGCAACAACACCGCCACCGCGAGGAAGGCGAGGACGGCGTACAGCGGTGTCCAGATCGGCGCGGAGATCGCGCCCAGCACCGCGCCGACCAACAGGCCCAGGGCGACGACGATGATCCCGATGCGCGTGCGCAGCCGCAGGCGTCGGGTTCGGGTGGGCGTCGCCTCCTCCTCCACGACGTCGAGTATCCCGATTGCCCGCGTTCGGTGTGTCTCATTCCCGGCAGACGACACCCGTTTGGTTCAGCCGGCGGCGGTCCGTCGGGTCAGAGGGTGATGGAGCGCTGTCCGAACACCGGCTTGCGCTTCTCCCCGAACGCGCTCACGCCCTCGATGAAGTCGCTCGCGCGCAGCAGATCTAGCTGCCAGGCGCGTTCGGTCTCCAGCGCCCGGTCCAGACCCGGCAGCGTGGCCGCGTTGATGGCTCGCTTGGCGCCGGCCAGCGCGTCCGGCGGCAAGGTGACCAACCGCGCCACCAGCGCGTCGACCGCGTCGTTGAGGTCCTCGTGCACCCCGGCGATCATCCCGGCGGCCAGCGCCTCGGTGGCGGGCAGCCGCTCGCCGAGCATGGCCATCTTCAGCGCGCGGGCGCGGCCCACCGAGGCAGCCACGATCGCGGTGGCACCGCCGTCGGGCATCAGGGCGATGTGCACGAACGGCAGCAGGAAGTAGGCATCCGGCCGGGCCAGCACGAAGTCGCAGGCCAGGGCGAAGGAGACGCTGATGCCCGCCGCGGCGCCCTGCACCGCGCAGATGGTGGGGATGGGCAACTCGCACAACGTCCGGGTGAGCCGGTTGCCCGCGTCGATGATGTCTACCGGCGGCTCCCAGCCGGGTTCGGGCTTGAGCGTGAGGTCGGCCCCGGAGCAGAACGAACGGCCCGCGCCGGAGAGCACCACCACGCGCACGTCGGTTTCCTGGCCCGCTTGGCTGACCACGTCGGCGACGTCGTCGATGACCTCGTTCGTCAATGCGTTGAGACGATCCGGGCGGTTGAGCACGATGCGCAGCACGCCGCCCTCGAAGTCCACCAGCACTGCTTCGCCGGTGCGCTTACCGTGCGGCGCGAATGTCATCGCGTGGCCTCCTCGACAGCCGGGCTGACACCGAAGACGGTAGCGATCAGCAGATCGCCGAGCATGCGGGCCACCCCCTCGGCGTCGGCAAGGTGGCCCTCGGCGGCCAGCGCGCCCGCGAAGGTGTTCTCCACCGTCCACCACAGGGCGGCGGCCAGTTCGCCCGCACCGGCGCCCGCAACATGGCCACGGTTGGCCGCGATGGCCGCGCCCAATGCCTCCTCGATGCGGTCCGCGGCGGCGAGGTAGACCTTGGCCAACTCCGGGCGCCGCGGCCACTCGTGCACGGTGTTGCGCACCACGGCCAGTGCCACTTCGTCGCCGTGCATCCAATCCAGCACGAGGTTGCCGAGGTCGGTGGGATCCTCGGCGCTCACCCGCTGCTCGATCAGATGCACGAACGGCTCGGCGATCTGCCCGAACAACGCGGCGAAGGCGTCCTCCTTGGAGGCGAAGTAGAAGTAGAAGGTGGCCCGCGAGGTCTCCGCCGCGTCGGCGATGGTGGCCACCGACAGCTCCTCCAGCGACGTGGTGCACACCAGCCGGCCGACCGCGTGCAGAATGCCGCCGGCGGTGTCGGTGGGCTCGGGCAACCCGGTCTGCTCGTGCGGGCGGGGACCCGCGGCCTCCGGATCCGGGGTGACCCGGCCGATCAGCGCCCGCGCGGTGAGTTCATCGATCGCGGCCGCGGCGAGGGTCGGGGTGAGGATGCGGGCATCCAGCCCGCGGGTGCCGACGTAGAAGGTGCGCTCCAGTGCGCACAGCAGCATGGTGGCCACCATGTCCGCGGGCGCTCCGGCGCCGGCGCGGCCGTGGCTGCGTTCGTATTCGATCTGCCCGGCGACCGCCTGGACCAACTGCTCCCGGACCGCGAACCACGCCTCGCCGATCTGCGGCACCGTGTACATGTGCTCGATGGCGGCGCAGATCACCGCGCCGTGCGCGGACCACAGTTCGACGGTGCCCGCCATGCTCGCCTCCAGCGAGCCGGCGCGCTCCTTCCCGGCCGGCGCCGACCAGGACTCGTCGGGGGTGTACACGTCCTCCAGCAGTCGGGCCACCAGCGCGGCCAGCACGTCGAACTTGGACGCGAAGTAGTGATAGAAGTTCGCCCGCGAGATGCCCGCCCGCGCAATGATCTGAGCAACCGTCAGATCCTGCAGCATGGTCTCGGTGAGCAGGGCCTCGGTGGCGGCGAAGATCGCCGTCTCGGATCCGCTGCGGCCGTCGTGGGCGCGGGGACGAGCGCGGGAGATCCGAGGTGGCGTCACACCCAGGAGGCTAGCTGTGTCTGGACAGCATGACTAGTCAACACGTCGAGACATTCCCCGGCCGGATGTCGGCTGCACTTCTACCCCGAGCGTGTAGTTGTGCAGCCGAAAACGGCCCTTAGGCCTGCGTACCTACACACTCGGGGGACTTGCGCAGGTCTCTTTAGAGGCCGAGGTCGCGGCCGACGATCTCGCGCATGATCTGGTTGGTGCCGCCGTAGATCTGCTGCACGCGGGCGTCGCGCCAGCGGCGGGCGATTTCGTATTCCTCCATGTAGCCGTAGCCGCCGTGGATCTGCAGGCACTTGTCCAGCGCCTCGAACTCCAGCTCGGTGGTGAGAAACTTGGACCCGGCCGCGTCCGCCGC
Proteins encoded:
- a CDS encoding enoyl-CoA hydratase; protein product: MTFAPHGKRTGEAVLVDFEGGVLRIVLNRPDRLNALTNEVIDDVADVVSQAGQETDVRVVVLSGAGRSFCSGADLTLKPEPGWEPPVDIIDAGNRLTRTLCELPIPTICAVQGAAAGISVSFALACDFVLARPDAYFLLPFVHIALMPDGGATAIVAASVGRARALKMAMLGERLPATEALAAGMIAGVHEDLNDAVDALVARLVTLPPDALAGAKRAINAATLPGLDRALETERAWQLDLLRASDFIEGVSAFGEKRKPVFGQRSITL
- a CDS encoding TetR/AcrR family transcriptional regulator, whose protein sequence is MTPPRISRARPRAHDGRSGSETAIFAATEALLTETMLQDLTVAQIIARAGISRANFYHYFASKFDVLAALVARLLEDVYTPDESWSAPAGKERAGSLEASMAGTVELWSAHGAVICAAIEHMYTVPQIGEAWFAVREQLVQAVAGQIEYERSHGRAGAGAPADMVATMLLCALERTFYVGTRGLDARILTPTLAAAAIDELTARALIGRVTPDPEAAGPRPHEQTGLPEPTDTAGGILHAVGRLVCTTSLEELSVATIADAAETSRATFYFYFASKEDAFAALFGQIAEPFVHLIEQRVSAEDPTDLGNLVLDWMHGDEVALAVVRNTVHEWPRRPELAKVYLAAADRIEEALGAAIAANRGHVAGAGAGELAAALWWTVENTFAGALAAEGHLADAEGVARMLGDLLIATVFGVSPAVEEATR